Genomic window (Festucalex cinctus isolate MCC-2025b chromosome 7, RoL_Fcin_1.0, whole genome shotgun sequence):
aacatatttttaaatatacatgaaAAAAGAGGCTCGGCAATAAACAAATCCACAGATCACAAAAACATCATATCATATCAAACATCATATTAACTAATCTATCATTTAAATGTAGctgaagattaaaaaaacaaacaaaaaaaaaacatgcaaaattatTAACAGTTCATTTCAAATACAGGATGATAGTTTTTCTTATTTTAGTGTTTAATTTCAACGTGGTCCTCTGTCTAGGATGAGCTCTGACCCAAGAAGTGCTGAAAGAACTCCCGTGCTTTCCTCTTCTCCGCGAGGTCCTGCTTGGTCGGCGACCGTATTAGCAACGAGGCAAAGATGGTGGCTACAGATGGAGAcacaaaaattataataaaccaGGGAATGTAATTTCATTTGAAAATACTGTGACAATttgaacatgaaacaaattattttattcataaaagcaaatgtaataaaattttaagtattgtttgaaaattattttatttttattttcttttatttttttagaatttgtCATTCACATTAAAAACACTATTTGGCCCTTGTAGAAGATGATTacagtattctttttttttttttttttatgtgattgacttttgataatatttttgtttaaaaaagtgtcacttatacaaaaaaataaaataaagtacccTAGAAGATTTAAATTTCCATTAATTCCTATGGCAAAAATCAAATGCCACCTGAGTTACCCATAGCAGTTCTACTGTCAATCACAAAAGACTGACTGAAGAAAAACTTTCATTATTGTCTTACCTACGATCGTAACATCTAATCGATTGCTCGCCGAATTCTTCAACAGCTCCCGCAGGAAGGCggctaaataattaaaaacatttcggTGGCACTGAGGTAGCATGGAAATGACCTTAAAAAAGAAGGAGGGGAAAACAAGCAAACACTTTTGTCAGATTTCAAACAACCAAACCGAAGAGTAAGTACCGTACATTTCAGTACGCAGATAATACCTTCTCACACTGGGTGGCATCGGAGCAACATTCGAGGCACTGCTGGTAGAAAGCGTAGGGAACAACCGGCTCTGGGAGGGCATCCAGGAAGAGAAGCAAGGCCTCTGCTACCGAGTGGTTACTGCCCGCTACGCAACATTACAATGTCAAGGATGGATCGTTCGCACCTGAGTACACGTCGTAAGAACAGCCCAAATGCAAAATGTATTGCACTTAAAACTAAAACACATGTGcaacactttgagaatcactgattGAAAGGATACAGAGAGAATTCGCCAAGCCAGTGTCAAGGCCGTCGCGTATTTCGGAAAATTCGCTCCGGAGTCCAGGTTGTTGAAAGATGTCTTCCTGTGACGACAACAATGACTTCCTTAGCCAACAGCTTCTTTCATTCAAGGCAAAGTAgacgaaagcaaaaaaaagcttATCGAACCGAAggcttcaaatcacattttcaaACCTGTTTGATTGCTTTGCGAAACAAGTGATCCACCATCATCCAGAGTTCTTTCGGAATGTCCAGAGGCTTTTCTGTGCTTTCTGTGTTGTCATTCAAGGATGTCGCCATCTGTCGGTGCAGCACAAACAGAAGCAATTTCATCAAATCTGACTCAGCGGTTATGATCTGCtaggatccatccatccatttccaatACCGCTTATCCCCACTAGGGCcgtaggtcaagtcaagtcatctttatttatctaGCGAGCTAGAGAGCATATCTCACTGACTTTGGGCAGGAGTttggcacaccctgaactggtcgccaggtAATCAATCATAAGGcatatatcaaaagaaagattaaagtctcttctttaatcagggaaaaaagtatatatatctatctgtttctgttttgcggtaattagcattagaatatagctaagtttaatcaattttcacaaatctatttagaattatgagtaattgagctttttttcaacatggtcctggttgatctcctttgctctgctgcaacctgctggtcgtttgtgtaataactaccatttctgcaaccgttctttgcagttgagagctgcatcaaagccttctgtatgctctaatataaaaaaaaaacccaaaaacaaaaccaaaaaaacgtataaatacgtctttgtgacacttaaaacatttttaaaaaacacatttataagttattgggagcaaatgagttaagagcaacTCAAACCGTAAGACTAAGCTaacatgcatatttttggaACCAATTCATTTCAAACGTGTCCACTGTGTGGGAATCACCCACCATTTGACGGAGAGTCTCCCGAGGCATTTCCTGGATGGCATCCTTGAGCCGACACAGCACGTGGATGGGCGTGCCGTAGCAACTGGGCAGGTAGCTTCCCGTCACCGAGATGAAGTAGTCCTTGCCGCGCTCCAGGTGGAGGACCAGGATGTCCTCGATCTCTTGCTTGCCGGAATTTAAGTCGGGTGCCGTGGTGCGGTTCACAAAAACCTCCAGGTCGATGTCCACAGAAGCGCCTAGAGTTGAAGTTAAATTTTATTATTCATGAccgcatatatatttttttatttttttcctttaacctGTACTGTACAGTTGCTTGGTCAGGTACAGGACAGCAAACTGCAAATTCCCCTTTTATTGCAAGAAACGGATACAGTGAATATGTATCCAATAATTCCACTCCTGCCTTAATTGTAAACAATTCCAGTCATGCCTTTAATTATAAACAATGTAGAAAAATTATAGTATGCACACTTATGACCTCTGGTCTCACCCAAGTCACCCCAATGAATATTCTGATTCTGTTTCTGCTGCCAAACGCCCCCCACCCCAGCACCATTATGCAATTTGTAAAGGCAGGAGAGGTCGCGCACCCTGAGCGATGAAGCCTTTGTTGGGGTTGGCGGTGAGCCAGGGCTTGCAGTACGTGGCCTCGTTGGGCTTCTGGATGAACTCAAACTGGCACGGCACCTGGCCGTCGTTGACGATGCTCAGCGTCCTGGCCTGGTGCTCCATGTACTTCACGTTCTCAAAGTGGAACTACGAGAGAAAGTCGAttcattgttgattaaaaaaataataataataaatccaaaAAATCACATTATCTGTTGCGTTTGAtgtaatgaaaacaaaagtctAACTTTACCTCTCGTTTGGACAAGGTTACAGACGGAATACACTCGTTCTCCATTTTGTCCAAATTGCGAACGATCTCTTCAAATGTCTTCTTGTAGGATTCTGCATTAACTCTCTTGATCTGCACATAATATGGAATCAATGAGGACATTATCATAtaacattaaatattaaaaacaaataaaaatttgtcaTCTCCTTCTTCTAGAACAGCAGTTTACAAACTTTTTACACTAAGTAccaccaccacaaaaaaaaaataccgttaGCTCAGCAAGTAACACCATTATGACCAGTATTAAAATATAGTACTatcaatatatttcattttattgtaagccactgtaacattatgcacaacttgAACATTAGCACAGCACCTaaatataccaaaataaacatttgaaaagaagCAGTTCTAAAATATGCAATGTGACTGTATTGCAGCTAAAAATTAACTACAACTTAAGTGTACTTAACAAATGTACTTTATTCCATTAAAACAAGTTTAAGCCACTGTGGAGTTACTGTATGTACTGTAGTTTGAACATTTAAGTAAATGATTCTTTggataccactagagggagcctgaggGACACATTCTGAAAATCAGTTATTACGTTGTTGTGGTTTGATGTTGTACTACAGTAAATTCATGTAAAGGTACAGTGCAAAACAAAGCAGGTTAGGAAGATTTAAATATTTAGAAATACACCCAAAAAATCTGTTACAACCTTTATCCaaagtattctttttttttttttttttaattgaaaaacacTATTCAGATCAAATATTTCGCCTTTGGCAGTGTGTGAGAGATATACTGATCAATAGCAAAAAAACAGTGATTTTCTGTGAGAATAAAATTGTCCCTGGTGCTGCTATTTTGAAggattaatgtaaaaaaataaaataaaataaaaaagcccctCACCCCAACGCTGAGCAGGGAACTGACAGGTTTGTGGTCGCTGGTCTTCAGTGCCATGTGACTCTGGTAGTGCTGCTGACTGATGTCTTTCCCTCGCCACAAGATACGGTCACACCACGCAGGCACCCGGCATTTTTCACTAAAAGCAGAAGAAAACGCATTTTTGCTTGAAATgaagaacaaaaaatgacagGGTGAGGAAGTTAATGACACTAAGTGAATTCAGatatttgtttgtaaatgtattatactgcacaaacattttcatttcctgaccgcttattcctcacaagggtcgcgggggtgctggagcctatctcagctggctttgggcagtaggcggggtacaccctgaactggttgccagccaatcgcagagcacacagagacgaacaaccatccacacgcacaaacacacccagggacaatttggagcacccaattaacctgccatgcaatggaatgtgggaggagaccggagtacccggataagacccacgcgggcatggggagaacatgcaaactccacccaggaaggccggagcctggactcgaacctgagtcctcagtattgggaggcggacgtgctaaccagtcattcaccgtgccgcccctgtacaaacatgtttgaagataattgcaTGTGCAAGGACGGAGAACTATTTATAGTACTCATTTAGCTAATATGCCTACACCTTGAAAGTACTTCTTCCCTTTGGATAGTCTACTGCCGCTTTAgtgtgcctcgttgttggccgTGAGTTGTACTTGTGCAACATGAGTACTTTTACAGCTCAAACATGTCATGCGTAGGCATGAGAATGACCAAAGTAGACCAAAGTAACATCAATGGCCATTATTTTTGTGTCAACTTcacaagacatttattttggcatgaaCACGCACTTTTAGGCTGGGCAAGATGGCTCTTAATAAAATCTGAAAGTCGATCCAACTTACCCTTTTTAAgtaagattttagaaaaaattgtttttattcaattgaattcatttttagatacaaataatattttagagaaatatcagtctggttttaggatgaaccacagtaccgagactgcccttttaaagattttaaatgatatcaggtgtaatgaagatatgaaaaagcttacagtcttggtgctactggatttaagtgctgcctttgatacagtagatcaccacactttattaaacagacttagaagcctggtgggcatctctggtacagtttttaactggttttattcctatctcacacaccgatatttctttgtaagtatggatacatgttcctctgaaacccatgaaattaaatgtggggttccccaaggctcaatcttaggcccattactttttaatctttatatgcttccccttggggaagtcatcaggagacacggcgtcaacttccacagttacgctgatgatacacagctgtatatcgccgtgtcacctgatgacatggggcctattgatacccttttaaattgtattttagatattaagtcatggatggcagaaaatttcctgcagctcaaccaggacaaaacagaggttttagtcatcggtcctgaaggtcagagagagaaacttttacctaaactacaagattttaaacccacgcaatgtgtaaagaatttgggcgtcctttttgactctgagctaacttttaatcctcatattaaaaatgtagccaagatcggtttttaccatcttaagaatattgccagagtccgcccgtttctctcacaggccaacacggaggtgctgatgcatgcttttatttcttgtcgtttagattattgtaattccctgctctctggtcttcccaaaaagaatatttcagtcctacagctccttcagaactcagctgcacgtgtgctgacggggaccggagggcgggagcacattacaccagttttaaaatcgctgcattggctccccgtgcgtttcaggattgattttaaggtgcttttattagtttttaaatgtcttaacggtcttggcccatcttatttatctgacttgcttttaccctattacccctcgcggcctctgaggtcttctggcagtgGCCTTTTAACTGTTCctaaggtgaggaccaagacacatggtgaagctgcctttagccactatggtcctcacctatggaatggcatgccagagagcatcaggtctgcagagaatatttatgtttttaagaggaggcttaagacttacttttttagtttggcatttgattaaccttttttatttttattttattttattttattttacttattattatttttacttttttatccccttttatttatttaacttttaatctatattgtcttgtagctttgtttttatttatttattttttctatcgtgtttaaccgttttcttttagtgtttaaatgtttttatttggtagttataaaatttttagctccagtgttttctcatgggggagcctccacagtgagagggatgcttggtcttcatccatctcactgtggatgaactcctcctgggtgcctttccttacagggtacatctgtgccccgccatgttgtggttttcatgtgtttgttgggttttgggtgtgtatgtgggtacgatcatggggatgggggggctttttctttcttttattttattgcattatggatgtccagcactttgagttgcattttaaatgtatgaaaggtgctatataaataaagttgattgattgattgattgattaatctcTCAGGCCTGCAAATTCCGACGACTCATTTGCCATTACCTCGTATCCCACTTGTCGGAGCCGGTGTCATATTTGTAGGTGGGCTGGAAATCGATCTCGCCCTCCACGAAGCCAACGAACA
Coding sequences:
- the inpp5b gene encoding type II inositol 1,4,5-trisphosphate 5-phosphatase isoform X2: MSGRRPTMQGLHKMVPVVAKTKLVSNGEDVCKFPTQEAKLEWINKYRTGTKGQELVKQAFAPLGTTLNKLNQHRKTDKSTDKKKRSLEGLKASNSPNTESQGESNQGISIRDDLVRSSSHTPSNKSHILTMPQFGLRDNLIKCELLKNEDLYIYREHFSFFLGTYNVNGQTPKESLRPWLSCTLNPPDMYCVGFQELDLSKEAFFFNDTPKEMEWSKAVSDALHPDAKYALVKLVRLVGIMLLFYVKKEHAQFISDVEVESVGTGIMGRMGNKGAVGVRFRFHNSDICVVNCHLAAHVEEYERRNQDYKDICSRLQFRQIDQTQPRLSIMKHDVVLWIGDLNYRISDLDVNNVKELISKKDFEMLHTYDQLRRQIDEEAVFVGFVEGEIDFQPTYKYDTGSDKWDTSEKCRVPAWCDRILWRGKDISQQHYQSHMALKTSDHKPVSSLLSVGIKRVNAESYKKTFEEIVRNLDKMENECIPSVTLSKREFHFENVKYMEHQARTLSIVNDGQVPCQFEFIQKPNEATYCKPWLTANPNKGFIAQGASVDIDLEVFVNRTTAPDLNSGKQEIEDILVLHLERGKDYFISVTGSYLPSCYGTPIHVLCRLKDAIQEMPRETLRQMMATSLNDNTESTEKPLDIPKELWMMVDHLFRKAIKQEDIFQQPGLRSEFSEIRDGLDTGLANSLSGSNHSVAEALLLFLDALPEPVVPYAFYQQCLECCSDATQCEKVISMLPQCHRNVFNYLAAFLRELLKNSASNRLDVTIVATIFASLLIRSPTKQDLAEKRKAREFFQHFLGQSSS
- the inpp5b gene encoding type II inositol 1,4,5-trisphosphate 5-phosphatase isoform X3 translates to MSVVMRGSDKSTDKKKRSLEGLKASNSPNTESQGESNQGISIRDDLVRSSSHTPSNKSHILTMPQFGLRDNLIKCELLKNEDLYIYREHFSFFLGTYNVNGQTPKESLRPWLSCTLNPPDMYCVGFQELDLSKEAFFFNDTPKEMEWSKAVSDALHPDAKYALVKLVRLVGIMLLFYVKKEHAQFISDVEVESVGTGIMGRMGNKGAVGVRFRFHNSDICVVNCHLAAHVEEYERRNQDYKDICSRLQFRQIDQTQPRLSIMKHDVVLWIGDLNYRISDLDVNNVKELISKKDFEMLHTYDQLRRQIDEEAVFVGFVEGEIDFQPTYKYDTGSDKWDTSEKCRVPAWCDRILWRGKDISQQHYQSHMALKTSDHKPVSSLLSVGIKRVNAESYKKTFEEIVRNLDKMENECIPSVTLSKREFHFENVKYMEHQARTLSIVNDGQVPCQFEFIQKPNEATYCKPWLTANPNKGFIAQGASVDIDLEVFVNRTTAPDLNSGKQEIEDILVLHLERGKDYFISVTGSYLPSCYGTPIHVLCRLKDAIQEMPRETLRQMMATSLNDNTESTEKPLDIPKELWMMVDHLFRKAIKQEDIFQQPGLRSEFSEIRDGLDTGLANSLSGSNHSVAEALLLFLDALPEPVVPYAFYQQCLECCSDATQCEKVISMLPQCHRNVFNYLAAFLRELLKNSASNRLDVTIVATIFASLLIRSPTKQDLAEKRKAREFFQHFLGQSSS